A single window of Kwoniella bestiolae CBS 10118 chromosome 4, complete sequence DNA harbors:
- a CDS encoding deoxyhypusine hydroxylase, whose amino-acid sequence MSVQVSPEQLSTLKATLLNTSGSTPLHERFRSLFMLKAVGGDEVVDIIAEGLKDPSPLLKHELAYVLGQLSNPRALPILNDVLINPSGSHCSMVRHEAAEALGALSSTDSIPVLERYLNDPSREVRETCEIAVEKIRFDNSEEGKARKLNPDFPTIDPAPSATPLGDISIPSLRNDLLNTSLPLFERYRAMFALRDFGSSSKEAVEALADGFADGSALFRHEVAYIFGQLSSPYSIPSLLSRLRDPKEDDMVRHEAAEALGGIASDGVEGEDQSNLPTDQQLPSGGVLAVLREWAVKADAPVVVRESCQVAIDMWEYENSTDQFNPIDSLTSSSSAAKSNTTGMERSAHAAVSAMAAA is encoded by the exons ATGTCCGTCCAAGTATCTCCCGAGCAGCTCTCAACCCTCAAAGCCACTTTACTCAACACCTCCGGATCGACCCCTTTACATGAGAGATTCAGATCATTGTTCATGTTAAAGGCTgtaggtggagatgaggtcGTCGATATAATCGCAGAGG GCCTCAAAGACCCCTCCCCACTGTTGAAACACGAACTAGCCTACGTCCTCGGCCAACTATCCAACCCTCGTGCTCTCCCCATACTCAACGATGTCCTGATCAACCCCTCAGGTTCACACTGTTCGATGGTACGACACGAAGCTGCCGAAGCGTTGGGTGCATTGAGCTCAACGGATAGTATACCTGTGCTGGAGAGGTATTTGAACGATCCCTCGAGGGAGGTTAGAGAGACCTGTGAGATTGCTGTGGAGAAGATACGGTTTGATAATTCCGAGGAAGGGAAGGcgaggaagttgaa CCCCGACTTCCCCACAATCGACCCAGCACCTTCAGCCACACCCCTCGGAGACatatccatcccctcactccGAAACGACCTACTCAACACATCGTTACCCCTCTTCGAGCGATATCGAGCGATGTTCGCCTTGAGGGATTTCGGCTCATCAAGTAAAGAGGCTGTCGAGGCTTTGGCGGATGGGTTCGCGGATGGATCAGCTCTGTTCAG ACACGAAGTAGCCTACATCTTCGGACAACTCTCCTCGCCATactccatcccttccctaCTTTCGAGGCTGAGGGACccaaaggaagatgatatggtgCGACATGAAGCTGCCGAGGCGTTGGGTGGGATCGCATCGGACGGTGTAGAG GGCGAGGACCAATCAAACTTACCTACAGACCAACAACTACCCTCCGGCGGGGTGTTAGCAGTATTGAGAGAATGGGCGGTCAAAGCAGATGCGCCGGTAGTAGTTAGGGAGAGTTGTCAAGTCGCCATTGACatgtgggag TACGAAAACTCGACAGACCAATTCAACCCTATCGATTCtctcacatcctcttcctcagctgCCAAATCCAATACGACGGGAATGGAGAGATCAGCTCACGCCGCCGTATCAGCCATGGCAGCTGCTTAA